One window of the Trichoplusia ni isolate ovarian cell line Hi5 chromosome 9 unlocalized genomic scaffold, tn1 tig00000062_group8, whole genome shotgun sequence genome contains the following:
- the LOC113506283 gene encoding trypsin CFT-1-like — protein sequence MAAVLHTLDMVNFQQHCGGTIINNRSILSAAHCVYLEPTEVIRVRIGSSYRSSGGEVLPLAAFLIYPTYTTHKYDDDVAILRTAVEIKYSATVQPAPIAGSTYNLPDNEVVWATGWVQLKQMIIPSNFAMYKCGPSHTRLAGGYTCLVCPSHLTCCVLAGSASAVVTSVGATPGGPVFHNGVVVGICAFGGGCRTPESYRLPGGNARVSSYSTWIQANA from the exons ATGGCCGCCGTCCTCCACACTCTCGACATGGTGAACTTCCAGCAACATTGTGGCGGTACCATTATCAACAACCGATCTATACTCAGCGCGGCCCACTGTGTATa TCTCGAACCTACTGAGGTTATTCGTGTCCGCATTGGCTCTTCCTACAGAAGTAGTGGCGGTGAAGTCTTGCCTCTTGCGGCTTTCCTGATATATCCAACTTATACCACACATAAGTATGATGATGACGTTGCTATATTACGAACTGCGGTCGAGATTAAATACAGCGCCACCGTGCAACCCGCCCCTATCGCCGGCTCCACCTACAATTTACCAGATAACGAGGTTGTTTGGGCCACGGGCTGGGTGCAACTGAA aCAGATGATCATTCCGAGCAACTTCGCGATGTACAAGTGTGGACCATCTCATACGAGACTTGCAGGTGGTTATACTTGTTTGGTGTGCCCATCACACCTGACATGTTGTGTGTTGGCTGGCTCGGCGTCGGCGGTCGTGACCAGTGTTGGGGCGACTCCGGGCGGCCCCGTCTTCCACAACGGTGTTGTCGTCGGTATATGTGCATTTGGAGGTGGATGCCGTACACCCGAATCATACCGATTGCCTGGTGGCAACGCCCGCGTCAGCAGCTACTCAACCTGGATCCAAGCCAATGCCTAA
- the LOC113506280 gene encoding trypsin, alkaline C-like, protein MRIAVLALVVVAVAAAPSNPSRIAGGDLTTIDKYPSMAAVLMTRDMINFQQNCGGTIINNRSILSAAHCVYGETVESTRVRIGSSYRSSGGEVLPLAAILMYPTYTIHKYDDDVAILRTAVEIKYSATVQPAPIAGPSYDLADDEVVWATGWGATETNEFHSEQLRDVQVWTVKHETCRWLYLLGVRITTDMLCIGWLGVGGRDQCWGDSGGPVFHNGVVVGVCAFGGGCRTPQSHRYPSVNARVSSYSTWIQANA, encoded by the exons ATGCGGATAGCAGTGTTAGCTCTTGTGGTAGTTGCTGTGGCAG CGGCCCCCAGCAACCCGTCACGGATCGCGGGGGGTGACCTCACCACTATCGACAAGTACCCATCAATGGCCGCCGTCCTTATGACTCGCGACATGATAAACTTCCAGCAAAATTGCGGGGGTACCATCATCAACAACAGATCTATACTTAGCGCGGCCCACTGTGTATA TGGCGAAACTGTTGAGAGTACTCGTGTCCGAATTGGCTCTTCCTACAGAAGTAGTGGCGGTGAAGTCTTGCCTCTTGCGGCTATCTTGATGTATCCAACTTATACCATACATAAGTATGATGATGACGTTGCTATATTACGAACTGCGGTCGAGATTAAATACAGCGCCACCGTGCAACCCGCCCCTATAGCCGGGCCCTCCTACGATTTAGCAGACGACGAGGTTGTGTGGGCCACCGGCTGGGGTGCAACTGAA ACAAATGAGTTTCATTCTGAGCAACTTCGCGATGTACAAGTGTGGACCGTCAAACACGAGACTTGCAGGTGGCTCTATTTATTGGGTGTGCGCATCACCACCGACATGCTGTGTATCGGCTGGCTCGGCGTCGGTGGTCGTGACCAGTGTTGGGGCGACTCCGGTGGCCCCGTCTTCCACAACGGTGTTGTTGTTGGTGTATGTGCATTTGGAGGTGGATGCCGCACACCCCAATCACACCGATACCCTAGTGTCAATGCCCGCGTCAGTAGCTACTCAACCTGGATCCAAGCCAATGCCTAA
- the LOC113506281 gene encoding trypsin, alkaline C-like, protein MRIAVLALVVVAVAAAPRNPSRIVGGDLTTIDKYPSMAAVLYSENMVNFSQFCGGTIINNRSILSAAHCIDYAPVETIRVRIGSSYSSSGGEVLPLAAMLLHPDYSPWRVHHDITILRTSVEIKYSATVQPAPIAGSTYNLADDAVVWATGWGITEFDDVSEQLRDVQVWTVNHEICRQRYLWTLHRITTDMLCTGWLDVGGRDQCMLDSGGPVYHNGVVVGVCSFGQGCASPRFPGVNTRVSSYSDWIIANA, encoded by the exons ATGCGGATCGCAGTTTTAGCTCTTGTGGTAGTAGCTGTAGCGG cTGCCCCCAGGAATCCTTCCAGGATTGTGGGAGGTGACCTCACCACTATTGACAAGTATCCATCGATGGCCGCCGTCCTGTATTCTGAGAATATGGTGAACTTTTCGCAGTTCTGCGGCGGCACTATCATCAATAACAGATCTATTCTCAGCGCGGCCCACTGCATTGA TTATGCTCCTGTGGAGACAATCCGTGTCCGCATCGGCTCCTCGTACAGCAGTAGCGGCGGGGAAGTGTTACCTCTAGCGGCTATGCTGTTACATCCAGACTACAGTCCTTGGCGTGTACATCACGACATCACCATCTTACGAACTTCGGTCGAGATTAAATACAGCGCCACCGTGCAACCCGCCCCTATCGCCGGCTCCACCTACAATTTAGCAGATGACGCGGTCGTTTGGGCTACTGGTTGGGGCATCACTGAG TTTGATGACGTATCTGAGCAGCTTCGAGATGTGCAAGTCTGGACCGTCAACCATGAGATCTGTCGTCAGCGCTACTTGTGGACTCTTCACCGCATTACCACTGACATGCTGTGCACCGGCTGGCTCGACGTCGGCGGCCGTGACCAGTGCATGCTGGACTCCGGCGGCCCCGTCTACCACAACGGTGTCGTTGTTGGTGTGTGCTCGTTTGGACAAGGATGCGCTTCACCTAGATTCCCTGGTGTCAATACCCGCGTATCCAGTTACTCCGACTGGATTATAGCCAACGCCtaa